A window from Hydrotalea sp. encodes these proteins:
- the coaD gene encoding pantetheine-phosphate adenylyltransferase, whose protein sequence is MKKAVYPGTFDPITLGHLNVLSRATNLCDNLIVGVAGHSGKATMFSLAERVAMVEASLKKLDPAVVKKITVQPVDGLLIDFMKREGAGVIIRGLRAISDFEYEFQLAEMNARLDKNIETIFLMAGEGHHFISSQLVKQVASLGGNIAPFVGQTIADMIKKKLQK, encoded by the coding sequence ATGAAAAAAGCGGTTTACCCCGGGACGTTCGACCCCATCACCCTGGGGCATCTGAATGTTTTGTCGCGCGCCACCAACCTGTGCGACAATTTAATCGTCGGCGTCGCCGGCCACAGCGGTAAGGCCACGATGTTTTCATTGGCCGAACGGGTGGCAATGGTCGAGGCATCGTTAAAAAAATTAGACCCAGCGGTGGTAAAAAAAATAACCGTGCAACCGGTCGATGGGTTGTTGATAGATTTCATGAAACGCGAGGGTGCCGGCGTTATTATTCGCGGCCTGCGCGCCATCAGCGATTTTGAATATGAATTTCAATTGGCCGAAATGAACGCGCGGTTGGATAAAAACATCGAAACCATTTTTTTAATGGCGGGCGAGGGCCACCATTTTATTTCATCGCAATTGGTCAAACAGGTTGCATCCTTGGGCGGCAATATTGCGCCATTCGTCGGCCAAACCATCGCCGACATGATTAAGAAAAAGTTGCAGAAGTAG
- a CDS encoding SRPBCC domain-containing protein, with protein sequence MKKIIQKIIINAPCNNVWQAVVVKSNYNKWASAFKEGSSFEGDFVKGATIKFFSEQDNNNEPSYALKSTIAECKPNEFISIRHDEWAGAYENYSFKKITDQQTEFMLELDCLEDYYDMMNKMWGEALLKLKSVAEGL encoded by the coding sequence ATGAAAAAAATAATACAAAAAATAATAATTAATGCGCCATGCAACAACGTATGGCAAGCCGTGGTGGTAAAATCAAATTATAACAAATGGGCAAGTGCTTTTAAAGAGGGGAGCAGTTTTGAGGGGGATTTTGTTAAAGGCGCGACTATAAAATTTTTTTCTGAGCAAGATAACAACAACGAACCGAGTTATGCGCTAAAAAGCACCATCGCCGAATGCAAGCCCAATGAATTTATTTCTATCCGCCATGACGAATGGGCGGGCGCGTATGAAAACTATAGTTTCAAAAAAATTACCGACCAGCAAACCGAATTCATGCTTGAGCTGGATTGTTTGGAAGATTATTACGACATGATGAATAAAATGTGGGGCGAGGCCTTGCTAAAATTAAAATCAGTCGCCGAGGGTTTGTAA
- the gyrA gene encoding DNA gyrase subunit A gives MSKKENDSNKGKTADGKDIIPSVGMGGGMVQGISPIALGDEMKKSYMEYAMSVIVARALPDVRDGLKPVHRRILYAMNENGYDWSKPFRKSARIVGEVMGKYHPHGDQSIYDSMVRMAQDFSLRLPLIAGQGNFGSLDGDPPAAMRYTEARLAKSAETLLTDIDSDTVDFGTNYDDSMPEPFVLPARIPNLLANGASGIAVGMATNIPPHNLGELLRALIALVNNPQLSDDEIKKIVPGPDFPTGGLIMGREGIDQSFATGRGSIKMRGRATIETFGKDREMIVITEVPYQVNKATMIEKMAELVQNKVIEGVSDIRDESDRTGVRVVLEIRKDATAQVILQQLYKFSPLETSFGVNMLSLNNGLPEMLPVPRVLHRFVEFRDEVIQRRSRFLLGKARARAHIVAGLIIATDNIDEMIAMIKSSKDAEEARVKMTTKQWSADAVVPFLKLIDKADKNLAGTKYKLSDEQARAILDLRLQRLTALEKDKLGNEMKELSDNINAYEKLLADEAARRAVMVKEFEESLAAFATPRRTAIVAKQEDVEITDLIEKEDMMVSVTYGGYIKRVPLDSYRTQKRGGKGKMGMTTKEDDFVWKVFVADTHTDMLFFSSSGRCYKLKVYEIPESSMASKGKSLVNILPLAARERITTVLALPTDSKDWEDKFMVFATASGYARRNLLSDFADERKAGKVAMKLDDGDSLVGVLIASAEQDIFLATEQSSAIRFPISRQSEDGDEKGVRVFSGRASNGVTAIKLASGDRVVAMDIMNRGEEDSEKRDGYLAVANAKARLKDKDYAASGSEDATRDKAKVAEFDKTLFSKMAAEEQFVLTINEAGFGQLCSSYDYRTTNRGGKGISNMDSGSKIIDAFLISPKDDEVMIVTDGGQTIRIHTKSIRRVSRNAKGVKLASLDSEQKIASVAHISYIGEEEIENDSDDKGDNQPSAKPTE, from the coding sequence TGGGCGATGAAATGAAAAAAAGCTACATGGAATATGCTATGAGCGTGATTGTCGCCCGCGCCCTGCCCGATGTGCGCGATGGTTTAAAACCGGTGCACCGCCGTATTCTTTACGCCATGAATGAAAATGGTTACGATTGGTCAAAACCATTTCGCAAATCGGCGCGTATCGTGGGGGAGGTCATGGGTAAATACCACCCGCACGGCGACCAATCGATTTATGATTCGATGGTGCGCATGGCGCAGGATTTCTCACTCCGCCTGCCGCTTATCGCCGGCCAGGGGAACTTCGGCTCGCTCGATGGTGACCCACCGGCGGCGATGCGCTATACCGAGGCACGGCTCGCCAAGTCGGCCGAAACATTGCTGACCGATATCGACAGCGACACGGTCGATTTCGGCACCAATTACGACGATTCAATGCCCGAACCGTTTGTTTTGCCGGCGCGGATTCCGAACCTGCTGGCCAATGGCGCGTCGGGCATCGCGGTGGGCATGGCGACCAATATCCCGCCGCATAATTTGGGCGAGCTGTTGCGTGCCCTTATCGCGCTGGTCAATAATCCGCAACTTTCTGACGATGAAATTAAAAAAATTGTCCCGGGCCCCGATTTCCCAACCGGCGGTTTGATTATGGGGCGCGAGGGCATCGACCAATCATTTGCCACCGGTCGCGGTTCGATTAAAATGCGCGGCCGCGCCACGATTGAAACATTCGGCAAGGACCGCGAGATGATTGTCATCACCGAGGTGCCATACCAAGTCAACAAGGCAACGATGATAGAAAAAATGGCCGAGCTGGTGCAGAATAAGGTCATCGAAGGGGTCAGCGACATCCGCGATGAATCTGACCGCACTGGCGTGCGCGTCGTATTGGAAATTAGAAAGGACGCCACGGCGCAGGTCATATTGCAACAGCTGTATAAATTTTCGCCGCTCGAAACCAGTTTTGGCGTCAACATGTTATCGCTGAACAATGGCCTGCCCGAAATGTTGCCAGTGCCGCGCGTCCTGCATCGGTTTGTCGAATTCCGTGATGAGGTTATCCAACGGCGTAGCCGGTTTTTGCTGGGCAAGGCGCGGGCGCGGGCGCATATCGTTGCCGGCCTTATCATCGCCACCGACAATATCGATGAAATGATTGCGATGATAAAATCATCGAAGGACGCCGAGGAAGCGCGGGTAAAAATGACAACCAAGCAATGGTCGGCCGACGCCGTGGTGCCATTTTTAAAATTGATAGACAAGGCCGATAAGAACCTCGCCGGCACAAAATACAAATTGAGCGACGAGCAGGCGCGCGCTATTCTTGACCTGCGCCTGCAACGCCTCACCGCGCTGGAAAAAGACAAATTGGGCAACGAGATGAAGGAATTGTCGGATAACATCAACGCCTATGAAAAACTATTGGCCGATGAAGCCGCGCGCCGTGCCGTAATGGTCAAGGAGTTTGAAGAATCGCTGGCGGCCTTCGCCACGCCGCGCCGCACCGCCATCGTCGCCAAGCAAGAGGATGTGGAAATAACCGACCTGATTGAGAAGGAAGACATGATGGTCAGCGTTACCTACGGCGGTTACATCAAGCGCGTGCCGCTCGATTCCTATCGCACGCAAAAACGCGGCGGCAAGGGCAAAATGGGCATGACGACTAAGGAAGATGATTTCGTGTGGAAGGTTTTTGTCGCCGACACCCACACCGACATGCTGTTTTTTTCGTCGAGCGGTCGGTGCTACAAATTAAAAGTCTACGAAATCCCCGAGAGTTCGATGGCCAGCAAGGGCAAGTCCTTGGTCAATATCTTGCCGTTGGCGGCGCGCGAACGCATCACCACGGTGCTCGCCCTGCCAACCGACAGCAAGGATTGGGAAGATAAATTCATGGTGTTTGCCACGGCGTCGGGTTATGCGCGGCGCAACCTGCTGTCGGATTTTGCCGACGAGCGCAAGGCCGGCAAGGTCGCAATGAAATTGGACGACGGCGATAGTTTGGTTGGCGTGTTGATAGCCTCGGCCGAGCAAGATATTTTCCTCGCCACCGAACAATCATCGGCCATTCGCTTCCCGATTTCGCGGCAGAGCGAAGACGGCGATGAAAAGGGCGTGCGGGTTTTTTCTGGCCGTGCGTCCAACGGCGTAACGGCTATCAAATTAGCAAGCGGCGACCGCGTGGTGGCGATGGATATTATGAATCGCGGCGAAGAAGATTCCGAAAAACGCGATGGTTACTTGGCGGTTGCCAATGCCAAGGCGCGATTAAAGGACAAGGATTACGCCGCGTCTGGGTCGGAGGATGCAACCCGCGACAAGGCCAAGGTGGCAGAATTCGATAAAACATTATTCAGCAAAATGGCGGCCGAGGAACAATTTGTCCTGACCATCAACGAGGCGGGGTTTGGCCAATTATGTTCGTCATATGATTACCGCACCACCAACCGCGGCGGCAAGGGTATCAGCAACATGGATAGCGGCAGTAAAATTATCGACGCCTTCCTTATCAGCCCGAAAGATGACGAGGTGATGATTGTTACCGACGGCGGGCAAACCATCCGTATCCACACCAAATCAATCCGCCGCGTGTCGCGCAACGCCAAGGGCGTGAAATTAGCTAGCCTGGACAGCGAACAAAAAATTGCCTCGGTCGCCCATATTAGTTATATTGGCGAAGAAGAAATTGAAAACGACAGCGACGATAAGGGCGACAACCAACCCAGCGCGAAGCCAACCGAATAA
- a CDS encoding RluA family pseudouridine synthase, producing the protein MPDTKPDNAASKVAVTKNYVVEKLPPSQKRLDKFLVGVAVTDPDMAGVSRNQIQGWIKNGATLLNDAPARDPDQKIKAGDRITLVVPPPRQLDLTPEAMDFDIIFEDKDILVLNKPAGLTVHPSIGNWTGTLVHGLLHHCGKHLSGINGVMRPGIVHRLDKDTSGLMVIAKNDMAHQSLTRDFTARNIRRRYIALAWGRVALPATAGNIGIVNQPLGRNKNNRLQMTIVPVEKGGRVAETHYRILAQDDDVSLLECRLMTGRTHQIRAHMAYLKHPLVGDAIYGGRARQPSKQTTGATAMGLMGFPRQCLHAFELGFTHPRGGKELHFLKSPPPDMMELFDLLGFADTITTIIKNN; encoded by the coding sequence ACGTGGTGGAAAAATTGCCGCCCAGCCAAAAACGGCTCGATAAGTTTTTGGTCGGCGTGGCCGTGACCGACCCCGACATGGCCGGCGTCAGCCGCAACCAGATTCAAGGGTGGATTAAAAACGGCGCGACATTGTTGAACGACGCGCCGGCGCGCGACCCCGACCAAAAAATTAAGGCCGGCGATAGAATCACCCTGGTGGTGCCGCCGCCGCGCCAATTGGATTTAACGCCCGAGGCAATGGATTTCGATATTATTTTTGAAGACAAAGATATTTTGGTGTTGAACAAACCGGCCGGCCTGACCGTGCACCCCAGCATCGGCAATTGGACCGGCACGCTGGTGCATGGCTTGCTCCACCATTGCGGCAAACACCTGTCTGGCATCAACGGCGTCATGCGCCCGGGCATTGTGCACCGGTTGGATAAGGACACATCTGGCCTGATGGTGATTGCCAAAAACGACATGGCGCACCAATCATTAACGCGCGATTTCACGGCGCGGAATATTCGGCGGCGTTACATCGCCCTGGCCTGGGGGCGGGTGGCATTGCCGGCGACGGCGGGCAACATCGGCATTGTCAACCAACCGCTGGGGCGCAATAAAAATAATCGATTGCAGATGACAATTGTGCCGGTGGAAAAGGGCGGCCGCGTTGCCGAAACCCACTACAGGATTTTAGCGCAGGACGACGATGTTTCATTATTGGAATGCCGGTTGATGACCGGACGCACCCACCAAATTCGCGCGCACATGGCTTACCTGAAACACCCGCTGGTCGGCGACGCGATATATGGCGGGCGGGCGCGGCAACCCAGCAAACAAACCACCGGCGCAACGGCGATGGGGTTGATGGGCTTTCCGCGCCAATGTTTACATGCCTTTGAATTGGGTTTCACCCACCCGCGCGGTGGCAAGGAATTGCATTTTTTAAAATCCCCACCGCCCGACATGATGGAGTTGTTCGACCTGTTGGGCTTTGCCGATACAATAACAACGATTATAAAAAATAATTGA